The Hevea brasiliensis isolate MT/VB/25A 57/8 chromosome 1, ASM3005281v1, whole genome shotgun sequence DNA segment gttttaacttatgaatgagTTAAccaaaaatcgtttagagtggagaaagcgaatccgtatagccgaccctaaatttttggaataaagacttagttgagttgagttaagttgcGTATATTTTAGCATTATGTGGTTGTTAATTGAATCAACAACATAATTGGATTTTAAACCAATTCTTATTTATTTTACTTTGTGTTATTTCTTTTCTCTTAATTCACTTTTGGATTATCATGTAAACCATACATATAATGACTGTATAATGATAAATGATTATTTAATTACTTGGTCATGCCTTACGTTCTTTGTAAAAGTTATTAGCTTGCAATTTTATGGGTGCTGGAGGTAACTTGAACATGCATATGATATGATAAATAGCTTGTTTCTATTCCACTTTACGCGAAGGCATATAATCTGGTGAACTTGATTGGCACAGTTGCTACTATTAACTGCATGTATAAAGAGTTATTTGTTTagggaaaaatattttctaattgAACCGAGAAATATGTATTGCATTTAAGAACATTTGCATGAGCAATTTGCAGCTTGTTTTAGTGTTCAAAAAACAGATTATTGCTGCGGTGGAGGAGGGAATGAGCTTGCACACACGGCGTTCGAAGAAATGCAAAAGTGAACTTTGTTTTGTGGAGTGGTGATTAAATAGTGATTGGTGAGACTTGTATGATTAAATTTAATGGGAGATAAACTCTGTTAACTTTGGGCTTATATAGCCTATTTAAAAATATGGGGGGGTCCAATTAACCTCAAATTCTGTTTAGGGGTTTAATTAACTATTTAAAAATACTTTAAAAGTTAAAATGATCTTTAATCTtgttaaaatgataaaaaatatatatatatcgttAAGTATCATTAAAATAGAAATAATattgatatttaaaaaaattattaaaataatataattttttaatttattaaaatataattttaaaataaataaataaataaattttaagtaaaaatatcttatttataatttttaatttattttaaataatttttataaatttaattgatttataaataaaattaaatactttataaattcaCTGGATATTTAAGAGTACggctataattttatatttattataatttgagAAACGAAGAGTTATTTCACTtcgcatgaaaaaaaaaaaaaaactttggacttttttattatttttttcattttcaatttgTACAATAAAGGGTTTGGCGTATACCAAaactcaaaaaagaaaaaaaaaatcagtaacGACGGGTGCATACTAACGTGCGCAGGTAGCGCAGCCTAAAAGCACCAACACAAACCGCACACGACGTCGGCGAGGCACGCACTCACCTGCTGACCTGTTTCCTTTCTTGATTCTGAAGCCTGTCTCTTTACGCAATACCCTTCCACATTTCTTCAATCCAAAGAACTCTAAAAATCaagttttcaaaaaaaaaaaaaaagaaaggaactcTAAAAATCAAAAACCCTCATTTCAATCTTCTCCAAACCCCCCGCACACTCCACGCCTAATCCATTTTTCAGGGGATTTGGTTCGATCCAATTGAATGGCGCATAATTAATCTTCATATTGAAATTCGATCTCCGTTCTTCGAATCTTTTGCCATCGCAATCTCAATTTGTCCGCGGATTTcgattatttttctttagtttaaaGCTCTTTTGACTTTTCATGAAGGAAAGAAGTTGAAAGTTTGTGAATTTGATCATATTGATTAGGAGATAATAAATTGATTGTGGAAATCAAGGGTTGTTGTTTAGATTAAAAGGGGATTTGGAGATATGGATTCGAGTAGGAGAGCGGTGGAGTCGTACTGGAGATCGAAGATGGTCGATACTGTAACCTCCCAGGAAGACAAGGTAACGCCTGTTTACAAATTGGAAGAGATTTGCGAGCTCTTGCGGTCTTCTCATGTCAGTATCGTTAAAGAGGTATCAGAATTTATCTTGAAGCGGCTTGAACATAAGAGCCCCATTGTTAAACAAAAGGTATGTTGGTTTTCGTATTCTGATTGTTAATATTATGCTGTTTTAGGATGGATTTATTCGAAATTATGCATTGATGTCTATTTTTCAGGTTTTTAGTGAAACTTTAATAGATTTACCAAGAATTTAAATcagatttttaagttattttgaatgataatttagGCGAAAACTTTTGTTTCTGATAATGGGCAGAAAGATAAGATTTTGGATCCTTCAAATTGTTGCTATTGTGGTAGGATTAGGAATGTCTGGTGGACTTGGGTTCTAGCAATTTGATTGGAGGTACAGTGATTTGCGCCTTCTGGTGCTGGACATGTTgggaaatatatattatatatgctGAAAGTTATGTTTTCATGTTTTTGCCTTTTACTATTGGGAATTATGAAGGTTCTCAGAGTCAGTTGAGTGGAGAGTGTTGTTTCTAATAAGATTCAAAGTTTGTATCGTTTTTTAAATGCACTTTATTGTTAGTAAGTGGTAACATAAATTGGAATTAATATCATTACTTCTGCAATTGCAGACTAATTAATGTACTTGAATTCTGTGCAGGCTCTGAGGTTGATAAAATATGCTGTGGGCAAGTCAGGTGTGGAGTTCAGGAGGGAAATGCAAAGACATTCAGCTGCTGTACGCCAATTATTTCATTACAGGGGTCAGACAGATCCTTTGAAGGGGGATGCCCTTAATAAGGCTGTGAGGGACACTGCTCATGAGGCTATCTCTGCTATTTTTTCAGAGGAGAATAAGCCAACAACTACTGAAGATCTTAACGAACGGATACAAGGATTTGGGAATACAAATTTTGAAATGCCATCAGAAGATAGGAAATCGTTTCTTAGTGAGGTAGTTGGTATTGGAAGTGCATCTATTAAGCAGGGACTTAGTAACTTCACACAAGGCCATTCATTACGAAAGAATGACAATGGAAGCTACAAAGGTCCTAATCTTCGTAGGTCATTGACCATAGAAAATGATCACGCAGATAGATATGAACCAGTTCAGTTACGCAATGAAACTCAGGGTAGttttggagttttgaagaatgcAACTAGCGGACCTTGGGGCCAGGACATTAGGGTCTCAAATGCTGAGACAAAAAATGGGGGCTCCAGTTCAAGTTATACAGAGAGTAAGACTCGTGAGGAGAGATTATTGGAGACTATTGTAACATCTGGTGGCATACGTCTACAACCCACCCGTGATGCCATTCAAGTTTTTCTATTAGAGGCAGCAAAGTTGGATGCACGTGCCCTAAGTCATGCCCTTGAATCTAAGCTCCAGTCTCCTGTGTGGCAGGCATGATCCTTTTGTTATTCTATTAATAATGCAAAATTCCTCCTCTCGTCCTCTTTCAAATGCACAAATTTAATTACCTTTCTTCCTACTAGTTAGAAATTTTGTTTTGGCATACCGTTGCTCATCATTTGTGTATCGTATTTTGTTATCTTGTTTGTTGGtttagaaaaagagagaaaaataggTTATCAACAGCTTATGTTACATTTATATTGTGgatattattttcttaaattttcatggGGATTATTGTTTTCCAGGTTTGCATGAAAGCTGTGTGTGTGCTTGAGTCAATACTGAGGAAAAGGGATGATGAGCATTTTTCAATTGTAACTTCATACTTCTGTGAAAATAAGGATACTGTTGTCAGATGTACTGAGTCTCCTCAATCTTCTCT contains these protein-coding regions:
- the LOC110639943 gene encoding protein MODIFIED TRANSPORT TO THE VACUOLE 1, with the protein product MDSSRRAVESYWRSKMVDTVTSQEDKVTPVYKLEEICELLRSSHVSIVKEVSEFILKRLEHKSPIVKQKALRLIKYAVGKSGVEFRREMQRHSAAVRQLFHYRGQTDPLKGDALNKAVRDTAHEAISAIFSEENKPTTTEDLNERIQGFGNTNFEMPSEDRKSFLSEVVGIGSASIKQGLSNFTQGHSLRKNDNGSYKGPNLRRSLTIENDHADRYEPVQLRNETQGSFGVLKNATSGPWGQDIRVSNAETKNGGSSSSYTESKTREERLLETIVTSGGIRLQPTRDAIQVFLLEAAKLDARALSHALESKLQSPVWQVCMKAVCVLESILRKRDDEHFSIVTSYFCENKDTVVRCTESPQSSLREKSTKVLSLLGGERTGPFMGNSEKSVKAETASVQMPDLIDTGDSNDFFETNDSIKEPIDEKTANLTMPTTNLIDDLFGDSYDGGNSREQKNDDDPFADVSFHTNESREHADDLFSGMTVDSKPGTNENHMPTNKNGTEPFDIFGSNAELTQEQGNCKMDVNDLMAGMSINENVPKMNQPGTTSVVLPESIFADPSNHSGHQLSNDALTSILGSQATTMNANSIFPSGTMTYNIPPGIMLNPAFRTQPVNYGAMGNFLAHQQFLATMSNFQHLSNLNAQNPGVSNVLGANGGGYSSAFPDILQSNYPNQAPSSLMNNSKKEETRAFDFISDHLAAARDPKRVA